AGCTGGTGATGCGCCTTCAACTGGCCTGCGAGGAAATATTCGTTCACATCTGCCAGGATGATCCGTCATGCGATAACGAGCATTCCATCGTCCTGCGAATCGGTTACCGGGATGACGAATTGTTCGTGGAAATCATTCACGGAAAGAACGTGGAAGACCTGGGAAAAGTGACACTGCCCGCAAACCTGATGACCGCACAGGAGGCGGATATGGAAAAGCTGGGCCTGCTGCTGCTCCACAAGCTCGTCCACGATTTTCATCAGGTGCATATTTCCGGCATCACCTACGTCTGGTTCAAGATCGCTTGAGAAACCGGAAGGGACAACCTGATGAAACCATTGATGGGATCAAGCTCTACACGGATAAAGCAGAAGATCCCTTGAACAGCATCAGCAAGAAGGCACCTGACTGTGCTTCTTCCATTTTTATATTCAAACAGATACCTTTGCCAGCTTCTCAGCGCTGCGATTCGACATACGGAATATGTACCGTCTCATCGCTGCTCACTTGCTTTCACGGTCCCGGTTCGGCGGCTTCTAAAGGATGGATGAGGAAGAAGGATAACCATAATGCCAATGCCCCGCCCAACCCCAATCTACAATAGTGTCTGAACGAAAAACCCCTATTCGGAGCAGCGCGCCGCCTGCGGGCAGGCTGTACCCAAAACGAGTTTTTCGTTCAGGCACAATTTATTATGGGCAGCCACGGCGGCGGTTTGACGTGGTTTTTGATGAAGCACTGCGTTCCAAAACAGAAGAGGCAGCCGGGCAACTGCACGAAATGGTGGCCTCCGGCAGAACGCCTCTTGCGCGATATGAAAAAAGTGTGAAAGCTGCTCCTTGATATCTTTATGCATGCCAAAGATTACCGGGGGGCGACGGAGCGTGCAAGGTTACTTGGCCAGAGTATTGTCCCAGGGAGGATAATATGACGAAAGATGAACATATCGCCTACTGGTTGGCCGAGTCAGACAAGGACCTGGTGGTTATGCACAGCATGTTCGCAAATGGCCATTACACCTGGGCCCTTTTTGTCGGCCATCTTGCATTGGAAAAATCATTGAAGGCCCTTTTTGCGGCGCGAATCGACATCCAGGTTCCCCGTGTGCATCATCTTCTGAAAATTGCCCGGGATTGCGGCATTATGTTGACCGGCGAGCAGGAGGATTTCCTGTTGGAGGTCACGGCCTATAACACCAAGGCCCGTTACCCCGACTACAAGCAAAGTTTTGCCCGAAAGGCGACCCGCGATTATACTTCGTCCAAACTCGAACGGATCAAGGAGATGCAGCTATGGATCAAGTCTCATGTGTCGGAACAATGATTGAAGGACTGATCAAACAATACATTCAAACTTTGCGGGAGAACAGGATAGCCATTTCGCAACTCTATCTTTTCGGCTCCCACGCCAGGGGTCGGGCGGAGGAGGAAAGCGACATCGATCTGGCCGTGTTCTGGGATCGGGATGAGATCGATGGCTTTGATGAGGATGTTCTTTTGCTGCGCCTGACTCGCGATGTGGATCTGCGTATCGAGCCCCACTCCTTTTCCCGCAAGGACTTGGAAAACCCGAACCCCTTTGTCCGGGAAATTCTTGCAACCGGAGAAAGAATACTTTAACGCCCTGAATTTTGAACCCTCAGGATTACCGGATCAGATTTAATGGAAGGACCATGAAAAAACTACTCAACACGCTTTATGTCACCACCCAGGGAACCTATCTTGCCAAAGACGGTGAGACGGTGAGCGTGCGGGTAGAACATAAAACCAGGCTCCAGTTGCCGATCCATACCCTTGGCGGCATCGTCTGTTTCGGCAGGTGTCCATGAGTCCTTCCCTGATGGGCATGTGCGCCGAGCGCGGCGTCGGGGTAAGCTTTCTCACGGAGAATGGCCGATTTCTCGCGCGGGTGCAGGGGGCGGCGACCGGCAATGTCCTCCTGCGGAGGGAACAATATGTCGCCCTCCGCACGGGGGCGTGGAGAGATTCTTTACGACGTCACGATCACGCCGGCCAGAAGATCGGCAGCAGCCACAGGCACAGCGCCATGGCCATCAGGGTCAGGGGGATGCCGACTTTCAGGTAGTCGATGAAGCGATACCCCCCGGGGCCCATGACGAGCAGGTTGGCCGGGTGCGAAAGCGGGCTCGCGTAACAGCTTGCGGCGGCCATCGCGACGGTCATCATTAGCAGATGAAGACCAGCAAATGCTCGAGCATCTTTTCGTTCAAAAAGCTGTGCGCCAGGGTAAGGTGCTCAAGCTGCTCGAAACGGTTTACGATTATGAATTCAAGTAGCGGCGCACCGGTGTCTATGACGCCCTGCGGAGAATCCTGAAAAACAGTCCCTCGGCTGAATAGGGGGCGCATGACCGTTGACATCAACGACCATTTCAAAGCGCTGAACCAATGGTTTAGGCAACACAGCCCTGTTTCCAAGAAGCCATCAGGCCTTTCCGCTCTTTACCCCCTTACCCCAATGCACACGGATCATCTGCGTTGGCATTGATGTCGGAAGCTTGCAGACACAGTGCATCTTGAAGATGAAAGTCGCATGAATCAGTTGACAGGTGTTCCAGAAATTTATAATGGAATAATGTCATCAATTTTTCTGTTGTAGATTCACTTCTCATTTCCTCATTCAAAGGGGTAGTTGATTTGCCAAAAGTCATATCCCGAAATCCGACGATGTTTCCCCATCAGTTTCTATTTTACAAATTGCAGAAACAAGCTGTATTTCAGGGTGCCCCCGGAGCTGGCTGTAACATTGTCGGCAGGATGGTGGATATATGCTTTAAACGCTCATGGCAAGGCTTGCCTCCCCCACGGATGAAAATTGATTACCAGCGTAGGGCGGGATTTATACCCCGCCAGAACAGGCGGCATGTAAAATGCCGCCCTACGCGTGTTGCGAATCATGGTGTATTTTTACGGTAAAAGGATCGATGCGATTCTTTCCCATTACAACATCTCACAATTGCGCAGACATCTGATGTCGGCAGACTGCATCAGGAGCGGTAATGATGAACAGCCCTATGTGCCATTGGAGTACACATTAGCTTAGGATGGGCATGATTGAACTATCAACAAAACAAAACATCGGTTCCTCCACATTCAGCGAATCCGATATCAAGGGCTGTTGGATTATCAAAAAGTAAGGAATCAAGCTTTTGATTGGACATCGATTTAACCAAAAAATCGAGAACGTCTCATTTTCCCAACATGACAGTACCTGAATGTAAATCATGAGCATAGATTCTATCGCACATGTCACTGATGACGGGAGAAGGCATAGTCTCGCCGCTCACCTTTTCGGTACAGCAAAACGGGCGGCCTTGTTTGCAACCGTATTCGGCTTTCGCAATTGGGGCTGGCTCGCCGGACTTTGGCACGATTTAGGGAAATTCGGAAATCCTTTCCAAAAGAAAATTGAGGCTGCTGCCGGAAGTGAGGCGCACCTTGAAGCAAAGGCCAAGGTGGATCATTCAGCTGCCGGAGCCCTTCATGCCATATCACAAATGGGAATAGCCGGAAGAATTCTGGCATACATTATTGCTGGCCATCATGCTGGCCTCCCGGACTGGGAATCTGATCGAACTGGCCGGGCCGCTCTGTTTCAACGGTTGCTTCAGAAAGAGTTACTTGAAACAGCGATGTCCGCAAATATTCCAATTGAAATTTTAAAGCAACCATTTCCAGACGAAAAACCAATAGGTCGAAACCCTGCTTTTTGGATTCGGATGCTTTTCTCATGTTTGGTAGATGCGGACTTTCTGGATACGGAAGAATTCTTCAGTCCTGAAAAGTCGACATTACGTGGCAGGTATCCCTCTCTTCCCCAATTGCTCTCATGTTTCGCTGCATATATGGCAGACAAGAAATCCATGGTCCAGGATAGCATAGTCAACCGTTGCCGAGCAGAAATACTTATGCGCTGTGAGGAAGTTGCCAGGGAAAAACCGGGAATTTTCAGTCTGACGGTGCCGACCGGTGGCGGCAAGACACTGTCCTCGATGGCCTTTTCTCTTCAACATGCCATAATTCATGACAAAAGAAGAATCATTTATGTGATACCTTTTACGAGCATCATCGAACAGTCCGCCGACCAATTTCGGCAGATTTTTGGGGATTCGGTAGTGGAACACCACAGCAATCTGGACGTTACCCAGATAGAGCATGAAACGTCGAGATCTCGTCTGGCCAGTGAAAACTGGGATGCACCAATTATTGTGACCACTAATGTTCAATTTTTCGAATCCATTTATTCCAGCCGAACAAGCCGCTGCCGAAAACTTCATAACATCGCCGGCAGTGTAGTGGTTCTGGATGAAGCCCAGTTGATACCTCCTGAATTTCTGTCACCAATCCTCCTTGCCTTGAACGAACTCGTCAAATTTTACGGCGTTACCATAATACTTTGCACAGCAACGCAACCTGCCCTGGCTTCTCAAGAATCTCCTAATTTTTCTTTCATTGGATTGGATGGAATAAGAGAGATTATGGAAAATCCCGAGAACTTGTTTGATAAGCTGAAACGGGTATCGCTGAGATTATCTCCTGACATTCATGAATCAAAAACTTGGGATAAAGTGGCTGAAGCGTTATTAGAACATCCTTCTGTGCTTTGCATCGTAAATCGCAGGGACGACTGCCGGCACCTTTGGAATCTGATGCCAAAAGACACCTTTCATCTTTCTGCACTAATGTGCGGCGCCCATCGATCCAAGAAAATCGAAGAAATTAAAGCACATTTAAGAGGCGGATACCCCACCCGTGTGATCAGCACCCAGTTGGTGGAGGCGGGAGTCGATTTGGATTTTCCGGTGGTTTATCGGGCCATGGCCGGATTGGACTCCATTGCCCAGGCTGCAGGTAGATGTAATCGTGAAGGTCTACTGCAAACGGGTGAGTTGCATATCTTTACACCGCCGACCCTCCCACCGGTGGGTCTATTGAGACAGGCAGCAGGCATTGGCGCCCGACTGCTTAAAACTGAGGGTGATCCTTTGGCTCCAAAATGCTTCACGGCCTATTTTAAAGAGCTTTATTGGCTTCAAGGAGCAGATCGCCTCGATCAAAAAGGCATTCTGATGGATCTGACCGATTCGACGCAACAGTGTCGCTTCAGTTTTCGGACTGCTGCAAAGAAGTTTCGAATGATTGATGATGCGCTGCAGGCCCCGGTCATTGTTTCCTATGGTGAGGGAGCATCCTGTATCGAACAACTGAAGCGAATGGGGCCGGAACGTTGGCTCCTGCGCAAACTCCAACGCTATGTAGTCAATTTACCCAAATATCTGCACCAGCGACTGTGCATCGAAGGCGCTATCTTCGAGATCCATCCCGGTATTTATGTTCAGGGACACGGTGCCCTTTACGATGAGGATATTGGATTTTGTGCGGACAAATCTTTGGTCTACGAACCGGATGAACTGATCACGTAATACACCGAGAAAGGAGGGGCGATGTGTTCAGAAAGGATCAAAAGCCGAACTTTCCAACTCAGGGTATGGGGGGACAATGCCTGCTTTACCCGGCCCGAGATGAAAGTGGAGCGGGTTTCTTATGATGTAATGACGCCGTCGGCCGCAAGAGGCGTTCTGGAGTCAATATTGTGGAAGCCTGCCATCCGGTGGCAAATCACCGAAATTGATGTACTCAAGCCCATCCGCTGGGAATCGGTAAGGCGAAACGAAGTTGGGACTGTCATGTCCCATCGCGCCAGCGGTATCTATGTGGAGGATCAGCGGCAGCAAAGAGCGGGTTTGTTTCTCAAAAAAGTGGCCTACATTATCCATGCCTATTTCGAACTCACTGAAAGGGCTGGCCAGAACGACAATATCATCAAATTTGAAGAAATGTTTATACGCAGAGCCAAAAAGGGTCAATGCTTTCAACGGCCATTTTTAGGCTGCCGAGAATTTGCCGCTAACTTTGAACTGGTCGATTCAGATGCTGAACATCATAAGCCTATTTTGGAGACACGAGACCTTGGATTCATGCTCTATGACATGAATCACACTGGCCCGGAGCCTATGCCAATGTGGTTTCGGGCTTCCCTTGAAAATGGGCGAATCAGGGTGCCTCCCCTAAATAGCCAAGAGGTACGACAATGATACTTCACAAGCTAAACGACTACTATCATCGGTTACAAAATGAAGGTATAGCTGAAATTGCCGTTACAGGTTTTCAGAAACAGCCAATTCCTTTTATAATCGTTCTTGATCGCCAAGGCCGTTTCCTGGAGTTGACAGACACCCGCATTGGAGAGGGAAAGAAAAAAGCAGCAAGGCTGTTTAATGTCCCAAAAGGAGTCAAGAAAACCAGCGGTATCGCAGCCAATCTTCTATGGGATTCTCCAGCATATATTTTTGCACGCCCGAAACCTGATCCCAAAAAGGACGACAAAACTCTTATTAAGAGAGCAGTACAGCAAAAGAAATGTTTTGTTGACACCATCCTGAAGCAACTACCATCTGTCATAATGGATGCTGGGGTTGCCGCTGTTTTACATTTTTTAGAAAAGGGAGGCTCTGAACAAGTATTCAAACACCCTCTCTGGCCTGAGATCGAGGAAAGTGGTGCATACTTAAGTTTTAAACTGGAGGAGGACAACTGCCTTGTTTGTGAAAGACCTGCAGTATTAAGCGCATTGACGAATGATTCATCTTCTCATGATGATAACCCC
The sequence above is drawn from the Desulfatirhabdium butyrativorans DSM 18734 genome and encodes:
- a CDS encoding HEPN domain-containing protein — encoded protein: MTKDEHIAYWLAESDKDLVVMHSMFANGHYTWALFVGHLALEKSLKALFAARIDIQVPRVHHLLKIARDCGIMLTGEQEDFLLEVTAYNTKARYPDYKQSFARKATRDYTSSKLERIKEMQLWIKSHVSEQ
- a CDS encoding nucleotidyltransferase domain-containing protein — protein: MDQVSCVGTMIEGLIKQYIQTLRENRIAISQLYLFGSHARGRAEEESDIDLAVFWDRDEIDGFDEDVLLLRLTRDVDLRIEPHSFSRKDLENPNPFVREILATGERIL
- the cas5c gene encoding type I-C CRISPR-associated protein Cas5c; this translates as MCSERIKSRTFQLRVWGDNACFTRPEMKVERVSYDVMTPSAARGVLESILWKPAIRWQITEIDVLKPIRWESVRRNEVGTVMSHRASGIYVEDQRQQRAGLFLKKVAYIIHAYFELTERAGQNDNIIKFEEMFIRRAKKGQCFQRPFLGCREFAANFELVDSDAEHHKPILETRDLGFMLYDMNHTGPEPMPMWFRASLENGRIRVPPLNSQEVRQ
- a CDS encoding CRISPR-associated helicase/endonuclease Cas3, whose amino-acid sequence is MSIDSIAHVTDDGRRHSLAAHLFGTAKRAALFATVFGFRNWGWLAGLWHDLGKFGNPFQKKIEAAAGSEAHLEAKAKVDHSAAGALHAISQMGIAGRILAYIIAGHHAGLPDWESDRTGRAALFQRLLQKELLETAMSANIPIEILKQPFPDEKPIGRNPAFWIRMLFSCLVDADFLDTEEFFSPEKSTLRGRYPSLPQLLSCFAAYMADKKSMVQDSIVNRCRAEILMRCEEVAREKPGIFSLTVPTGGGKTLSSMAFSLQHAIIHDKRRIIYVIPFTSIIEQSADQFRQIFGDSVVEHHSNLDVTQIEHETSRSRLASENWDAPIIVTTNVQFFESIYSSRTSRCRKLHNIAGSVVVLDEAQLIPPEFLSPILLALNELVKFYGVTIILCTATQPALASQESPNFSFIGLDGIREIMENPENLFDKLKRVSLRLSPDIHESKTWDKVAEALLEHPSVLCIVNRRDDCRHLWNLMPKDTFHLSALMCGAHRSKKIEEIKAHLRGGYPTRVISTQLVEAGVDLDFPVVYRAMAGLDSIAQAAGRCNREGLLQTGELHIFTPPTLPPVGLLRQAAGIGARLLKTEGDPLAPKCFTAYFKELYWLQGADRLDQKGILMDLTDSTQQCRFSFRTAAKKFRMIDDALQAPVIVSYGEGASCIEQLKRMGPERWLLRKLQRYVVNLPKYLHQRLCIEGAIFEIHPGIYVQGHGALYDEDIGFCADKSLVYEPDELIT